A single genomic interval of Eriocheir sinensis breed Jianghai 21 chromosome 33, ASM2467909v1, whole genome shotgun sequence harbors:
- the LOC127006708 gene encoding ATP synthase subunit C lysine N-methyltransferase-like: MKSREEAQMEALMGESNSKSVQRGGRGIGLVLVGVTGGAALALSIIAAPFITPALRKVCLPYVPATSQQVRNVLAGLKGRSGRLVDLGSGDGRIVVAAAREAHLKSVGVELNPWLVWYSRWAAWRGGVVTSTSFITKNLWHFDLRDYQNIVIFGVEEMMADLEAKLSQELMTDGLVIACRFPLPSWTPTATIGQGIDKVWLYHRPHQDWMPPQATPNLKGPSETTSSEAHRLR, from the exons GGAGAGCAACAGCAAAAGTGTTCAGCGTGGCGGGCGTGGTATTGGCCTGGTACTGGTGGGTGTGACGGGCGGTGCAGCGCTGGCTCTCAGCATCATAGCAGCTCCTTTCATCACACCAGCCCTCAGGAAG GTGTGTCTGCCATATGTCCCAGCCACGAGTCAGCAGGTGAGGAATGTGCTGGCTGGCCTTAAAGGACGCTCTGGCCGACTGGTGGACCTGGGCAGCGGCGACGGCAGAATA GTGGTGGCAGCGGCACGCGAGGCCCATTTGAAAAGTGTTGGGGTGGAGCTGAACCCATGGCTGGTGTGGTACTCTCGGTGGGCAGCCTGGCGGGGTGGAGTGGTGACCTCCACCTCTTTTATCACCAAAAACCTGTGGCACTTTGACCTGCGGGATTACCAGAACATCGTCATCTTCGGGGTGGAGGAGATG ATGGCAGACCTTGAGGCAAAACTGTCCCAAGAGTTGATGACTGATGGCCTGGTCATTGCTTGCCgcttccctcttccatcctgGACACCCACCGCCACCATAGGGCAAGGTATAGACAAGGTATGGCTCTACCATAGGCCACACCAAGACTGGATGCCACCCCAGGCCACACCTAACCTGAAAGGCCCATCAGAAACTACCTCCTCAGAAGCACATCGGCTGAGATAG